In Opitutaceae bacterium TAV5, one genomic interval encodes:
- a CDS encoding N-terminal cleavage protein, with amino-acid sequence MNPEHALTLIKPLSRREPEQAQVLTGLRPVSSPSSAFTLIELLTVIAIIGILAGIMIPVVGKVRESANAATCKSNLRQLTSAALLYAQDNRGYFPSKRLYNTSAHSEPGVRDYIGAKQSKVFTCPTLARQFPIKENVVTSEGEHTYGVNAGVVPEYENNLVKSPQSRAQILCKIDAVTQPSRTLFILDGSWNASGQYFDNAISPFQGSNAFHQYFDNLKYPHKNHENVAFVDGHVEQLPLEKLNDYTATIWTGQ; translated from the coding sequence ATGAACCCCGAACATGCCCTTACCCTCATCAAACCGCTGTCGCGACGCGAGCCTGAGCAGGCTCAGGTTCTCACAGGACTCCGTCCTGTTAGTTCCCCTTCTTCGGCCTTCACGCTGATCGAATTGCTCACGGTCATCGCCATCATCGGGATTCTGGCGGGCATCATGATTCCCGTTGTCGGCAAAGTCCGCGAATCGGCAAACGCGGCGACGTGCAAATCCAACCTCCGCCAACTCACCTCCGCCGCGCTCCTCTACGCGCAGGACAACCGTGGGTATTTCCCCAGTAAACGCCTTTACAACACCTCCGCCCACAGCGAGCCGGGCGTGCGCGATTACATCGGCGCAAAGCAGTCGAAAGTCTTCACCTGCCCGACCCTCGCGCGGCAATTCCCGATCAAGGAAAATGTCGTCACGAGCGAGGGCGAGCACACCTACGGCGTCAACGCGGGGGTCGTCCCCGAATACGAGAACAACCTCGTCAAATCACCGCAAAGCCGTGCGCAAATCCTCTGTAAAATTGACGCTGTTACGCAGCCCTCGCGCACCCTCTTCATCCTCGACGGCTCGTGGAACGCATCGGGGCAATACTTCGACAACGCCATCTCGCCCTTTCAGGGCAGCAACGCGTTCCACCAGTATTTCGACAACCTCAAATACCCTCACAAAAACCATGAAAACGTCGCTTTCGTTGACGGACACGTCGAGCAACTCCCGCTCGAAAAACTGAATGACTACACCGCCACCATCTGGACAGGCCAATAG
- a CDS encoding FAD-dependent oxidoreductase → MITSNNTAVRNDRFIDVDVALIGVGIGGVAALQALLEKGLRVAAFEEYAWIGGQVSSQALCVLDEFHDPVSEKIGYSRRYHAFRESLRDFYRKNFRLSKGGAAQLYFNPGNAMNSFMVAEPHVAHQVLREKFAPYEESGQLRLFCGWVAASVRRDGHRLLSVTCRNLQKPSETVEARARFFLDGTEAGDLYPLIPVPFRLGADGREAFDEPHAEPEANPQGIQSSTVCFAVEYVPGGDFRIPRPADYDEWEHACGPFRLDAPGASREEPSLMFRRKLGRNGRMVPPAFYYRCVIDRRNFDDPKRPFSRAIINCACNDFALEPMVGGRPTHLVYERAKALSTAYFYWLQNHAPRDDGKGAGYPELHLCPEITGTPDGMAMAPYIREGRRLCACTTILEQDIARANQTGARARHYDDSVGLGGFIIDVHKRCLARSVFSGGVTTNPYQIPLSALVSPGLENFAVAGKCIGTTQITNGAYRLHNIEWAIGEAAGELAAFCLSRSGASGFPLTGRALFDYQRELIRQGLPVFWYDDLPFDHPAFEAIQLFSVRRIWPADPSHLRADAQHSVARSLKSVETFFQNLAALGADPGDIPEITLVCHGTRKEDLLVRMLRHLDDNGWPDAAFGDTGTLRTAGASEAGIPEALA, encoded by the coding sequence ATGATCACATCCAACAATACCGCTGTCCGGAACGACCGGTTCATTGACGTGGACGTCGCCCTGATCGGCGTCGGCATCGGTGGGGTGGCCGCCTTGCAGGCCCTGCTCGAAAAGGGACTTCGCGTGGCCGCCTTCGAGGAATACGCCTGGATCGGCGGACAGGTGAGCAGCCAGGCGCTGTGCGTCCTGGACGAGTTCCATGATCCCGTATCCGAAAAAATCGGATACAGCCGGCGTTATCACGCCTTCCGCGAATCCCTGCGCGATTTCTACCGGAAAAATTTCCGGCTCTCGAAAGGCGGGGCAGCCCAGCTTTACTTCAATCCCGGCAACGCCATGAATTCCTTCATGGTAGCCGAACCGCATGTCGCCCACCAGGTGCTGCGTGAAAAATTCGCCCCTTACGAGGAAAGCGGGCAATTACGACTTTTCTGCGGGTGGGTTGCCGCGTCGGTCCGGCGCGACGGACATCGCCTGCTTTCAGTCACCTGCCGCAATCTTCAAAAACCGTCGGAAACCGTGGAGGCACGCGCGCGTTTCTTTCTCGATGGCACGGAGGCAGGCGACCTTTACCCGCTCATCCCCGTTCCGTTCCGCCTCGGCGCGGATGGCCGCGAGGCATTCGACGAACCTCACGCGGAACCGGAAGCCAATCCACAGGGTATCCAGAGCAGCACCGTGTGCTTCGCCGTCGAATACGTGCCCGGCGGCGATTTCCGCATTCCCAGGCCGGCTGATTATGACGAGTGGGAACACGCCTGCGGTCCCTTCCGTCTCGACGCCCCCGGAGCCTCCCGCGAAGAGCCGTCATTGATGTTTCGCCGAAAACTCGGTCGCAATGGCCGGATGGTGCCCCCTGCGTTCTACTACCGCTGCGTCATCGACCGGCGCAATTTCGACGATCCGAAGCGTCCTTTCAGCCGCGCCATCATCAACTGCGCTTGCAATGATTTCGCCCTGGAACCCATGGTTGGCGGACGCCCCACCCATCTTGTTTACGAACGGGCCAAGGCGCTTTCGACCGCCTACTTTTACTGGCTGCAAAACCATGCTCCGCGCGATGACGGCAAAGGCGCTGGCTACCCGGAATTGCACCTCTGCCCGGAAATCACCGGCACGCCCGATGGCATGGCGATGGCTCCCTATATCCGTGAAGGGCGCCGCCTCTGCGCCTGCACCACCATTCTCGAACAGGACATCGCCCGGGCCAATCAAACCGGCGCCCGCGCGCGCCACTACGACGACTCGGTCGGGCTTGGGGGATTCATCATCGATGTGCACAAACGTTGCCTCGCCCGGTCCGTCTTTTCCGGGGGCGTGACGACCAATCCTTACCAGATACCGCTCTCTGCGTTGGTGAGTCCCGGACTGGAAAATTTTGCCGTGGCCGGGAAATGCATCGGCACGACGCAAATCACCAATGGCGCTTATCGGCTCCACAACATCGAATGGGCCATCGGCGAGGCCGCGGGCGAACTGGCCGCGTTTTGCCTTTCCCGGTCAGGTGCCTCCGGGTTTCCCCTGACCGGACGGGCGCTGTTTGACTATCAGCGGGAACTCATCCGGCAGGGGCTACCGGTCTTCTGGTATGATGATCTGCCCTTCGATCATCCGGCCTTCGAGGCGATCCAGCTTTTCAGCGTGCGCCGCATCTGGCCCGCCGATCCTTCGCACCTCCGCGCCGACGCGCAGCACAGCGTGGCGCGTTCCCTGAAATCCGTGGAGACTTTTTTTCAGAACCTTGCCGCGCTTGGAGCCGATCCGGGGGACATCCCCGAAATCACCCTCGTTTGTCATGGCACGCGCAAGGAAGACTTGCTGGTGCGGATGCTTCGCCATCTCGACGACAACGGCTGGCCCGACGCTGCTTTCGGTGATACAGGGACGCTCCGGACCGCCGGGGCAAGCGAGGCCGGCATCCCCGAGGCGCTGGCTTGA
- a CDS encoding pectate lyase yields MNTAKYNSCLAHVCLFLSVAFLLASVHAVPAAAAPLKLAIIGDSTVCDYPLSQAKRGWGQLLPEFLPRGTQVINVARGGASTKTFPADRWQRVLSSKPDYVLIQFGHNDSHAKDKPESTDAATDYRDNLRRYVREARDVGIRPILVTPVRRRLYKNGHPTTELARYADAMKAVTTGLGVPLIDLHATSGELFDRLGEDGSEAFTVNKPDNADRPGKGDRTHFTETGAREIARLVAAGLVEIDARLTAPAK; encoded by the coding sequence ATGAATACTGCAAAATATAATTCCTGTCTGGCGCATGTTTGTCTGTTTCTGTCCGTCGCTTTTTTGTTGGCGTCGGTCCATGCTGTGCCCGCTGCGGCCGCGCCGCTCAAGCTTGCCATTATTGGCGATTCCACGGTTTGCGATTATCCGCTTTCGCAGGCCAAACGCGGCTGGGGGCAACTCCTGCCGGAGTTTCTGCCCAGGGGGACGCAGGTCATCAATGTCGCGCGAGGCGGAGCGAGCACCAAAACGTTCCCTGCTGACCGCTGGCAACGCGTGTTGTCATCGAAACCCGACTACGTTCTGATCCAGTTCGGTCACAACGATTCTCACGCCAAGGACAAACCGGAATCCACCGACGCCGCCACCGACTACCGCGACAACCTCCGGCGCTACGTGCGCGAGGCTCGCGATGTCGGCATCAGGCCAATTCTCGTCACTCCCGTCCGCCGACGACTCTACAAAAACGGCCACCCAACCACCGAACTCGCCCGCTATGCCGACGCCATGAAAGCCGTCACCACCGGGCTGGGTGTACCTCTCATCGACCTGCACGCCACCAGCGGCGAGCTGTTCGATCGTCTTGGCGAAGACGGGAGCGAGGCCTTCACCGTCAACAAACCCGACAACGCCGACCGCCCCGGCAAAGGTGACCGCACGCACTTCACGGAAACCGGCGCCCGCGAAATCGCCCGTCTCGTCGCTGCCGGTCTGGTCGAAATCGACGCCAGGCTGACTGCACCGGCCAAGTGA
- a CDS encoding transcriptional regulator: protein MQVSQRQIADALNISVITVSRALRDHPDLAENTKKRILQKAQELGYVKPPPRLSAAHLAIADNNPSMHSSGMPRRVGILLYGSPHTDLLRSDVMRSIFLGLQRECQLHEVETVVETPLPGDAPLIVKNQTVGGVFLFGRYTPEAIRTLGDMPALAVSSFIECDGLPRIVADNARGMREATEHLIQLGHKKILFVSKREMHTQIFRERADGYVVAMHRAGLAPAVRFLVANEKLSDEEIRRHTALVCASDAQAYDIQEPLRARGWNLPSECSMVAFDNIDAADHTLKVTSYAPDWNMMGKLAAELLLSRPLDIKGKNLVITVPGKLVVRHSTSPITTP from the coding sequence ATGCAAGTCAGTCAACGACAGATCGCCGATGCCCTGAATATCTCCGTCATCACGGTTTCCCGGGCATTGCGCGACCACCCGGACCTCGCCGAAAACACCAAAAAACGCATTCTCCAGAAAGCTCAGGAACTCGGCTATGTGAAACCCCCGCCCCGCCTCAGCGCCGCTCATCTGGCCATCGCGGACAACAACCCTTCCATGCACTCCAGTGGCATGCCACGCCGCGTGGGCATCCTGCTTTACGGAAGCCCGCACACCGACCTGCTCAGGTCGGACGTGATGCGGAGCATTTTTCTCGGCCTGCAACGCGAATGCCAGCTCCACGAAGTCGAAACCGTAGTTGAGACTCCACTACCCGGCGATGCTCCCCTGATCGTTAAAAATCAAACCGTGGGCGGCGTGTTTTTGTTCGGACGCTACACGCCGGAGGCCATCCGCACGCTCGGCGACATGCCAGCGCTGGCGGTCAGCAGTTTTATCGAGTGCGACGGTTTGCCACGCATCGTCGCCGACAACGCACGCGGCATGAGGGAGGCCACCGAACACCTCATCCAGCTCGGCCACAAAAAAATCCTCTTCGTGAGCAAACGCGAGATGCACACACAGATCTTCCGTGAGCGTGCCGACGGCTACGTGGTCGCCATGCACCGTGCCGGACTCGCACCAGCGGTGCGTTTTCTGGTCGCCAACGAAAAATTGTCCGACGAAGAAATCCGCCGCCACACCGCGCTCGTCTGTGCAAGCGACGCACAGGCCTACGACATCCAGGAGCCCCTGCGTGCGCGCGGCTGGAATCTGCCCTCCGAGTGCAGCATGGTCGCCTTCGACAACATTGATGCCGCGGACCACACGCTCAAAGTCACCAGCTACGCGCCCGACTGGAACATGATGGGCAAGCTGGCGGCGGAACTGCTGCTTTCACGTCCGCTCGACATCAAGGGCAAAAACCTCGTTATCACCGTCCCCGGAAAACTCGTCGTGCGCCACTCCACCTCGCCGATCACCACGCCGTAG
- a CDS encoding pectic acid lyase — translation MKISPIVIFIAAAMPVMAEPVSVPENFWRVPAQTGRFVTLAASWDAVRDFTSEERSRNSNGINDLLNNARFSADFASGNSLAGGYGIAPLKDGVNQQGIIVTEPGGHLHFTGGSNLNPDAATVRFAAKGQFWERGQLMTLFSARRETFSIEIVKKADALALIVRKFQTPNSREKKLGTYWSTISEVTLPLPENLDTQAWHSVVASWDAKAGTGLIALDGAGERGALTFPNDKRGTLVIFLGSAAKVGAHAYAMDANSLQGTAFDELQICNQPLDRLLAFEKLPPPPPLLVKAEQGARTYFATLEKIQRFGGWQNMYSWPTLLGSDAQGRELISYDNVISNDKSRGTALIAAHLLYGYEIFNDHHYLDLARKTADFYVAVQIPEGAWLYIYNVGVNRVEPREKAEYKFQDSVQSHPLYLLCYIYRLTGEKKYLEAAMRAGEFYLSAQNPDGSWSHHYDIKAKCGRTARGLPNGGEINDLAMNDAIDVMTLMWHLTKDRRYIDAMKRAGDWLLKAQLHGAVNGCWAQQYDNQIRPVWAREFEPPAMSRTATADACEALAGLYRISDDKRYRDAITLCRDWFAKNIKGSKMFDYYEVETGRPIIAHQDRIYHLDDEAEAKAYAAFFRGVPARSDWQVPDIGGILRTAVYPVVEKPLDEAGAAAMLQLTQARGKLAADTQNEAGMWVFPKIAGSIDSIGAAFIPGHARALMLLQYIDAARTVRGELPLAYRGGSYPHGLGDTKNLALPTNWYEVPWNQ, via the coding sequence ATGAAAATATCTCCTATTGTCATATTCATTGCGGCCGCGATGCCGGTCATGGCCGAGCCGGTTTCTGTCCCCGAAAATTTTTGGCGGGTGCCTGCGCAAACGGGCCGCTTCGTCACGCTCGCGGCAAGCTGGGATGCCGTGCGCGATTTCACCAGTGAAGAGCGAAGTCGCAACAGCAATGGCATTAACGATTTGCTCAACAATGCCCGTTTCAGCGCGGATTTTGCATCGGGCAATTCGCTGGCCGGCGGATACGGAATCGCGCCGTTAAAAGACGGTGTGAACCAGCAGGGAATCATTGTGACCGAGCCCGGCGGGCATCTGCATTTCACCGGTGGCAGCAACCTGAATCCGGACGCGGCGACGGTGCGGTTCGCGGCGAAAGGACAATTTTGGGAACGCGGACAGTTGATGACGCTGTTTTCCGCGCGCCGCGAAACGTTCAGCATCGAGATCGTCAAGAAAGCGGACGCGCTTGCGCTGATTGTCCGCAAATTCCAAACCCCCAATTCGCGGGAGAAAAAGCTTGGCACGTATTGGAGCACGATTTCGGAAGTCACTCTCCCCTTGCCTGAAAATCTGGATACGCAGGCATGGCATTCTGTTGTCGCCTCGTGGGACGCGAAGGCGGGCACCGGCCTGATCGCGCTCGACGGCGCGGGCGAACGCGGGGCGTTGACATTTCCTAACGACAAACGCGGCACGCTCGTGATATTCCTTGGCTCCGCTGCCAAGGTGGGCGCGCATGCGTATGCCATGGATGCGAACAGCCTCCAAGGAACGGCGTTTGATGAATTGCAGATCTGCAACCAGCCGCTCGACCGCTTGCTGGCCTTTGAAAAACTCCCCCCTCCCCCCCCCTTGCTGGTGAAAGCCGAGCAGGGCGCGCGCACTTATTTTGCGACGCTGGAAAAAATACAGCGTTTTGGCGGCTGGCAGAACATGTATTCATGGCCCACGTTGCTCGGCAGTGACGCGCAGGGCCGCGAACTGATTTCGTATGACAACGTCATCAGCAATGACAAATCGCGCGGCACCGCGCTCATCGCCGCCCACTTGCTCTACGGTTACGAAATTTTCAACGATCACCACTACCTCGACCTTGCCCGCAAGACCGCCGATTTTTACGTCGCCGTCCAAATCCCCGAAGGCGCGTGGCTCTACATCTACAACGTCGGCGTCAATCGAGTCGAACCGCGCGAAAAGGCGGAATACAAATTTCAGGACAGCGTGCAGAGCCACCCGCTTTATCTACTATGCTACATTTACCGGCTGACCGGCGAGAAAAAGTATCTCGAGGCGGCGATGCGCGCGGGGGAATTTTATTTGAGCGCGCAAAATCCGGACGGCAGTTGGTCGCACCACTACGACATCAAGGCGAAGTGCGGACGCACCGCGCGTGGCCTGCCCAACGGCGGCGAGATCAACGACCTCGCGATGAACGACGCCATCGACGTGATGACGCTGATGTGGCATCTCACGAAAGACCGGCGTTATATCGACGCGATGAAACGTGCCGGCGACTGGCTGTTGAAGGCGCAACTGCACGGTGCGGTCAACGGCTGCTGGGCGCAGCAATACGACAACCAAATCCGGCCTGTCTGGGCGCGTGAATTCGAGCCGCCCGCGATGTCGCGCACCGCCACCGCCGACGCTTGCGAGGCGCTCGCCGGGCTGTATCGAATATCTGACGATAAACGCTACCGCGACGCCATCACCCTGTGCCGCGACTGGTTCGCCAAAAACATCAAAGGCAGCAAAATGTTTGATTACTACGAGGTGGAGACGGGGCGCCCCATCATCGCGCATCAGGACAGGATTTACCATCTGGACGACGAGGCAGAGGCGAAGGCGTATGCTGCGTTTTTCCGCGGTGTGCCCGCCCGCTCCGATTGGCAGGTCCCCGACATCGGTGGTATTTTGAGGACGGCGGTTTACCCGGTCGTCGAAAAACCACTCGACGAAGCGGGCGCGGCGGCGATGTTGCAACTGACGCAGGCGCGTGGGAAGTTGGCGGCGGACACGCAAAACGAGGCGGGCATGTGGGTGTTCCCGAAAATCGCCGGTTCCATCGATTCCATTGGCGCGGCTTTCATTCCGGGGCACGCCCGTGCGCTCATGCTGCTGCAATACATTGATGCCGCCCGCACGGTGCGCGGCGAGTTACCCCTGGCTTATCGTGGGGGTTCCTATCCGCATGGATTGGGGGATACAAAGAATCTGGCCCTCCCAACCAATTGGTATGAGGTACCGTGGAATCAATAA